The nucleotide sequence AAGGTGCCCGGCACAAGATAGCCCTGAGCATCCAGAAGCTTCGTGAAAGACAGAGCGTCCTCAAGTCCCTAGAGAAGGTAAGTACCTAGGATCCTCATCTTCCAGGCAGGTGGAAGGCTTTGGATCAAACTTTTTGGCAGCTGCCTTGGCTTCCTCATTCCTGCAGTCTGCTTCTGGTGGCCCCAACCTTGGGCAGCTGGATTCCAAAGACCTTGAGCAAGTTGTCATCAGAGGACTCACTTAGTGCTGCCTGAGAGgcttccttctgccctctccctctGTTCCCTCCCTGTCCTGGTTTGTGATTCAAGAATGTCTCCATCTTTCAACATTAGACATgataggtttttattttgtgggtgaGTTGCAGATGTACaagagatcttttcattttactttcttctctACTCAATcctgcatctgctttcatttatcctcctctcctttccctgctgCCCTCCTCCTTGACTGTCTTAGTCTGATTCTCTGCTTGCTtattgaagggaagaaagagtttaccTGGCTGAAGAGCCAGAACTTTTCTCATCTGATCTCTGTGTTGGAACCTTGCATACCATGTGGGCTTCTCTGACCTTTGTGTGACCATGcttgtgtggtcatttttttgTGCCACCATGAGGTCTGTGCCTAACGTAGCTACATCCTCCCTTGCAGGATGTGCTGGAAGGTGGCAATCTGCGGAACGCTCTGCAGGAGCTGCAGCAGATCATCATCACCCCTATCAAGGCCTACAGTGTCCTTCAGGCCACCCCTACTGCCAAGGATGGGGGTCGGGGGGAGCCGCTACTGCCAGGTGCTGAGCCTCCCCTCACCCATCTTGGAACAGACAAGGGCACTGAGGCCAAGGACCCTCCAGCTGTAGAGAACTATCCTTCTCCACCAGCTCCAGCTCCCACTGATAGCAGTGAGCCAGCCCCAGCTCCCGTCGCCGACGGAGACATCCCCAGCCAGTTTACACGGGTGATGGGCAAAggtgagagcagccagtgcctagCACAGAATCCTGAAGCAGAATACTAAGTGAATCTTAAAGACCTTAGAGGTGAACCTTCAGAGTAGCTGAAACTAAGTGGGTCTAAACCTCTGCCTGCAGGCGACTCTGGGCTGATGGTACTAGCCCTTGCCTTCAAAGCCCAAGATTGAGACTCACCCAGTCCAAGTTTCTTGTCCTTCTGCACCCACCAACTGGTACTGGGTAGGCTGCAGTGGGGTGTTGTGACTAAGCTCTGCCCTTTCCCATGTTCCTCAGTATGCACCCAGCTGCTGGTGTCCCGACCAGATGAGGAGAACATCACCAGTTACCTCCAGCTCATTGAAAAGTGCCTGACTCATGAGGTAAGACCTTCACTAGGTTCCCAAGAGGGAAAGAGACTGCTTTACCCCTCTCAGAGCTGCCCATAGTGCACCAGGGCCCAGGTTCCAGTCCATCCTCTCCAGTGTTGCCTTCAAAGGTTTCTCAGCTTTTGTACACACCCTGTGGGAAGAGGCCACCTCCCACCTGTTCTTGGTGCCAGTACTTGTCCAAGCTTCCCAAGTCACCTCACAAAATACATCTGCTGGTTCAAGGCCTTGGCCCTTTTTCACAAGGAGAGATGACTGCACTCAGTCTCCCTCAGCTAACCTGTAAGCATGGTCCTCTTTCCAGCATCCCCCTTCTCCCCAATTCTAGGCtttcacagagacacagaagaagcgGCTGCTGTCCTGGAAGCAGCAAGTGCTGAAACTCCTCCGGACATTTCCGCGAAAAGCTGCATTGGACATGCAGAACTACCGGCACCAGAAGGGGTAGGTGGGCACTTTCCTAGGCCCATGGAGTGTGGCATGTGGGTGCCTAAAGGGATGATTGTGTTTTGGAATGGACCCCCTACTATACTTACAGAGTTTCTAGAAAATCAAGGTGATGtacaacttaaaagagaaaaatgaatgccAGGTGtgagggtgcacacctttaatcccagaactaggcaggcagaggcaggtttatctctgaattcaaggatATCATGACtgcatagggaaaccctgtctcaaataaattttaaattaattaattaaaaaaattttttaaaaaagggagggagagagaaaatggatgGGTGTGATAgcacaggactttaatcccagcactcaagaggcaaaggcaagtagaTCTATGACTGAAGGAATGGGGAGGTGGGATTCTTGGAAAGAGACTGATTTGTGGAAAGGTGCTGACATTTGATCATCCTTGAGAAAAAATTCTTAAGAGATAGGGCTCTGAAGAGGGAGAGCTGGTCTTTAGTCCAGAGAAACTTCATTAGGGGAGATGTATCATCATGTCCATAGGCAGCCACAATGGGGCTTTGAAGGGACAAAGAGAGCCTTCCTTTCAAATCTGGAGAACAAAGTGGAGTTCTGACTCTTACCAGATTCCCAGGGAAGTGGGCAGCTTCATGCCACATGATCAGCTTACATGCTATAGAAGTAGGTAGTAGGTGCTTTGCAGCTGCCAGAGGGAGGCCCAAGGTCACGCAGAGCACAGTGCTCTTTCAGCtcttatttatgtttgtgtgtgggggcacacgtgccATAGTGAGGATCACAGGACAGCTTTTAGGAGTCATTTCTCTGGGTTCCAGGTATCAGACTCTGGTCCATTggtcttggtggcaagcaccttaacCTACTGAGCCTTCTTGTGGACCTAGTGTATACTTTTATCAGCTCTGtctcccagagagagagagctacagGGAGTGTGCCCTGGCTTGTGGGAAACAGCAAAATAAGGCAGCCAGAGTCTGATCCAGCAGTTAGAGCACAAGTATGCAAGGACTGGGGCCTTGTGTTCAGAGAGCTTGCCTACTGTGCTTGAGGCCCTGGCTCTATCCAGcaccacagaagagaaagagcaggATGCTGGGGTGGCCAAAACCCAGCACATATCTGTGGAGTAGACACTACTCCTGGACCTTTGTCTCCTTACCTATATGCAGAAGACTCTGGGGTCCTTTCTCATACCAGACAACACTTCCCCCTTGAGAAGTGACATTTGGAGAGCTGCTTTGAGGGTACAGCAAGGAAACCTCTATGCTCCCTATATCCACCTTGAgtcaggaagagacaggaatgtAGGGTGCAAGGACATGATCAGGGAATTCTTGCTCagagaagattggggtttttgtCCTACCCACTGGAGTTGAGGGAAGAACAAGAAATAAGGACCCTTCTGCCTAAGCTAACACCTTGCCCTCTGCTCTCTGACAGCTGGGCATTTGGCTCCAACTCACTCCCCATAGCTGGCTCTGTGGGGATGGGTGTGGCCCGGCGGACCCAGCGGCAGTTCCCAATGCCTCCTCGGGCCCTCCCACCTGGCAGGATGGGCCTCCTGAGCCCTTCAGGCATTGGGGGTGTCTCTCCTCGACATGCCCTTACCAGCCCCAGTCTTGGGGGTCAGGGCCGACAGGTGAGCCGGCTAGTATGGAAGTCCAAGTACTTCTGGGTTTAGGGTGGGGGTATCTGGGATATGTGTCTGTGCCTCGGCCCTTGGGCCTTGGTCTCCCCTACTCACCCTGAGACTTTCTCCCCATGTTCTATGCAGAACCTGTGGTTTGCCAACCCTGGAGGCAGTAACAGCATGCCCAGCCAGAGCCGCAGCTCTGTGCAGCGCACTCACTCGCTCCCAGTCCACTCGTCACCCCAGGCTATTCTCATGTTCCCTCCAGGTGAGGTGCTTGCCTGTGGCATTCAGACTGGCCTGCCTCCTCAGGTGACTTTTGTCTCCTCACCTGGGTCTCACAGCCACTCTCCCATCTGAATTTGTAGCAGGTCTCTCCAGGCTATGCACCATCTCCCTGTCTTTATGGAGGTGTTTTTCCTTCTGTAGCTGTTAAGTCTATTGGGACTCTCTCCCCTTCACCGAGTaccttctctcccctctgctgACATGCCTTTTCTTCTATGCCATGGTCTCAGTGTTGGTATTGATTTGTCGCTGTCTCCTTTAGGGTTTCACTTAGTACTCAGAAGGGGTTGAGTCTGAGAGGTCAGTGAGAGTTTCGTAGAGGAGATTGTAATCTGTCAGCCCACGTATGTTCTGTCAGAGGTCATTGACCTCTGGAACCAATGACTCTACCTCTTAAATGAGATACTGTGGTAAAGGGTGGTGAAGGTGGACTCTTTCTCCTCCACTCACACCagcctggaggtcagaaggggtGAATGGCAGGTGGCAGATCAAAGGTATGCTAGCTCTGAGTCCCTGCTTAACTGGACAAGGGATAGTGGCTCCTGGCTGGTCTTCTGCATGCTTGGGCTAGGCATGACATCTGTGACAGGAAGCTGGCTTCAGTGGGCTGCTCTGGACAGGTTTTAGATTTGCAGGTGACCTAAGTTCTACAGTCAGAAAGTTTGTAGCCAGTAAAGTTTCTGAATTGATGAGACACTGTAGGCCTCCAACTGTGGTACCAGAGAGACTGTGTTTGTCCAAGGGCTGGGCTTGGTGCACTGTGAGCATATATTGTATAAACGGTATTAGGTGAATGGGTGGGCCATGGGTGCAAAAGGTAGGAATTTTTCCAGGCAGTGTATTGATCTGTCAAGCAGCCTTCCAGCACTTGTTGGATGGAGCCCTCTTTGATACTTGTGGGAGGGGTGCTCAGATTTGTTCTCATCTCACCAGTTACCAAGTTCAAGTTCAAAGTGTTCAAGTTCAAAGCTTGTTTTTAAGAGAGATGGGGTCTCCTTAGGACCTAATCTCAGGGTTTATAGATGGCTGGGGGTGAGAGAGATGAGACTTGAGATAGGAGTCAGACCATAGGGTAAAGCTCAAAAACTCAGTAGTTCTGAGATGAGGCACTTGGTGTGGTTCCCAAGCTCTCTTGCAGGTGCTAAATAGGTCCTTTTGAGAAGTGTTTTGAGGATAGGCTTCGTGGCTGCTGTCCTCTTCAGGACTCCTGTTCATCCTGCCTGGCGTATATCCTGTCTGGAGGAACAAGTCCAAGTGGGCACAAGAAGGGCTTTATCTTAGCTTTTACACCAAGCATAGAGGGTGGGCTATTAGTCGGCAAGAAACTGCCCAGTGTCTAGGGCAGGTGCCTAGACTGCCCAAGGCAACTTGGAATCCGTGTCCATAATAGTCAGAGCCTATGTGTAGCCTCCAGGAATGCTCCTTCAGCTTCACATCACTTCCTCTGTCTGAAAAAATTTGGCTTTTTCTGCATTGCCAAACTCCTGCCTTggctgtctctctgccttctttgtgACACCCATAGGCCTGTgtttgtctcttcccagccattTCTTCTACCCCTTTTGTATGCATGCTTTTTGAACTATTTATCTCTTGGCCCCAGCCCCATGCCAGCAATCTCTGTCtcccattcctttcttctttctattctaATTGGTCCTCTCCTCACAACCAccattctcttctctcccatCCAGATTGCCCGGTACCTGGGCCTGACCTGGAGATCAATCCCACCCTGGAGTCTCTGTGTCTGAGCATGACAGAACACGCCTTGGGTGGTGAGCATTTCCTCTTCCCCTGACCTAGCTCCCACCTACCCAGCATCTCCAGCTCTGAACCCAGCAACTTGGAGCCGTCCTGAGGGTCCCAAGGGGAGGCCAGACTCCAGGGAGGGCCTGCCTGGGATGACAGGCTATGTGAGTGCCTTTCCTCAGGCCTCCCACCAGCTCCtgatcttcctcccttcctccctttcttaccACAGATGGGACAGACAAAACCTCCACCATCTGACGGGACCCACAGTCCAGCGCACTCATAGGCTCCCTGGGCGGCGGGCGGGGGCTATCCCCCAACAGGCTTCTTCTCGGCAGCGAGAGGGTGGGCTGGCGCAGCTATACATTCTGATATTTTTCTACTCATCCTCTTAACTTTTGTTTAACATTGGCACATGCCTTGCTCACTCCCAGGCCCATTGAGGGATCTCGACTGAGGCCAGGGATCAGAGAGGGCAGCCGGGGCAAGGGGCAAGGACTGGCCAGACTGCCTACCCCTTCCCTCCCCAATCTCCCACCAGCCCTATcccacccctgcctcctcctAGACTGCTGACACCTGTCCTTCCCCAAGAGAGCAGACTTCTTAGAGATACTGACCACCACCTTGTGCAGCCTGCCCTTCAGAAACATGACAGTGGGGGAAGCAGTGTGGACAGCCTGCTCACCAGTATGTCACTGGAGAAGAGCCCCTCTCCCCTGGTTTCTACCCTTCATCATTTCTATCCCAGACAGTCAccatcttcctccccctcttccttgccCTGTTTATCAGAGGTTCTCTACAATTAATTTCTTAGGCCTATTTaagatacatatttatatagttCTTAACGGTTTTTCTCTGATCATTCCCTGTCATTTTTAGAATCCCCAGGCCTCTCTCTGAGCCAGGACAGTGGCAGGGGGAACCTGAACTTTATGAGAGGAGAGGGCAGAGCCCCCTCCTCCAGACCCCCTCGCCCTTCCCCATCCCAGCCCTGGCTCCTAGATGCAGAGGTTGAAGGTGGGCAGCCCCGGGCCCGCAGTGAGGTCAGGAAGTCTGTTGCCTTAATGTCCCTTTCCCCCACCAACATAACCCTTCTCTGCTCCCCAGGTCTGTTAGCAAAAGATTGTGGGTTGGAACCAGGGAAAGGGGAtagttgggtttttattttcttgcctaTCCCCTTTCTGTCAACCTTCCCCTACCCCCATTATGTCATGACCTCATGTAAGTGGAACACTATATCATAACCCAGAGGTGCGGCCCAGCCTGAGTCACACAAACCCTCTGCCCCCCATTACTGATGAGGGCTGGTGCTGGGGCCCAGGAGGGAGGGAATTTGGGGGTTCAGGCTGTGGGGAAGCCAGGGTCCCCTATTCCAAACTCCTTTTCCCCCCCTCAAACCTACACCCTCATTGGGACATTCTCAAGCTTTtcacatgaaaaggaaaaaaatgttatttttagatACATTTTATGAATAACTTTTGTTATGAATATGGCTGGTAACCATTGTGTATGTTATTAAAGATACAAAAtgttgggaaaaaaacaaaaaaccaaaaaaaaaaaagttgaaaaccaCAGCCTTCCCTGCACTATCAGCCCATCCCCCAGACCTCGCCCCTGCCTCCTGGTCTATGGACCTCCCCTGCTCTGAGCCCAGGGAGGAAGAAGCCAGGGGGTGGAGTGGCAATGGGGACCTGCCTGTGGTCCCCACCACCTCGCCCAGTGCCGGGCTGGGCGGGGTGTCAGGTGTATTTATGTACCTCTTGCACACTCATCAACCTATGCAAGTCCCCACCCCGGCCCTCCAGGTTTCTGTGCCTTTTGCTCATTCCCCTCTAACTCCCAGGCTTCTCTGGCCCCTCCCACTAACTGTGGAAAGTGGGGTGAAAGGCCACCTGTTTGAAATAAGCAGGTTTCCCCCTCATGGGACCCTCACCTCCACAAGCTGGTCTAGTCTTGTCTTGTTCACTTCCCATCAGGGTGACTGACCCTGCTTGGCACTGGAAGGTGGTAAGGGATACCCTCCCCCAGAGGGAGGTGAgagcttgcccccccccccccacctgacAGCAGAGTGCAGGACGCAGGCGGCCCCACTCTGACAGGCAGGACCCTGACCCTCCGACTCCCGAGCCCTCTCCATGGTTTCACCCTATCCTACCCACTTCTGTCCCCAGCCCCACTGGCAGAATCAGCTTTGAGTAACTGTACATTTTCTCGCTGTTGGAGAAGACTTATTTGTTGGAGTTTCAATTGTTAATGGTCTGggcttattttggaaaaaaaaaaaaaaacaacaaaacctaaaagATTGTGAGTTTtgttacaatgcatttcctgggAAATCCATGGGGCCTTGATTTTGTGCGTCACTTAAGTGGAGATCCTTGAACACCTGGGGGTAGGGATGGGCTAGGTGAAGGGGAACACAAGCTCTGGGAGGTGAAGTCAAGAGAAGTTAGCTTTATTAACAGCAAAGACTGAGGGGTGGGGATGAACAAAGGGCTCACAAAACAGACAGCTAGAAAAGTGCTTCCCTGCCCTAATGGTGTCTGTGCTGGCCTCCTCTGAAGGCCTTGAGGCTCAGTCACTGTCACTGTCAGCCTCACTGGAATCAGAAGCTGCAGCTTCACTGCCGTCCTCCTGAGCCGAGTGCTCACTGCCACTGGGGAAAGGGCTGGCGCTCCGGCTGCGGCTCCTACTCTGGCTGCGGCTCCGCTGGCCACCCCCATCACTGCCACTGTCAGAGTCATTGTCACTGCCCCTACGGGCCTGCCCTCTCTCCTCATCATCAGAGTCAGCATCATCTTCTGAATCAGCATCACTACCGAAAATCTCTTCTTTGTCCCGAGCAGCACGAGCTTCATCCTCACTGCTCTCGTCCTCGCCGCTGCCACTCTTGTCACTTGCTTCGTCCCTGTCACCCTCCTCCCGGTCACTCTCACTGCCAGAGCGCTCATCCTCACTGCCTTCCTTTTCACTACTGCTGCCCTTCTCATGCTCCTCATCTGTAAGGAAGCAGGGACAGGTGAGATCCCATTGCCCACCCTCCCAGGGCTCCCCGGATGTGTGACCCATCCTTTACCTGAGCCCCCAGCTTCTTTCTCTTCagcctccatctcctcttcctcctcttcctctggttCGTGGTTTTCCAACTGAGCCTTTCGTGCCTCCTGGAACCAGTGAATTGGGAAGATGGAAGATGTTCTGACCCTGTCCTTACCCACCACTAACCTCCCTGTGGGTGTCCTGGGCCAATAGAGCTTGTTACCTGGGCTTCTAATTCCTTTTCGTTCATGTCACGGTGTTTGACCACAAGCAGAGCATTGGTACCTGACTGAACCCCAGCCTTGGCCCGACGCTTACTAAGACGGACCCTGCAGTGGACAATTGTAAAAGGTGGAAGAGTCAGTTAAAAACTACACTAGGGGGCTAAAGAGAcggttcagaagttaagagcactggctgttcttccagaggacccagagttcaattcccagcaatcacatggtggctcacaaccatctgtaataatatctgatgccctcttttggcctgtagACAGAACAATATACATAACAAATCTTTGGGACCAGTCTCACTTGATACCTGGTTCCCTATCAATGTATGGCCCAGAGCATATCAGAATACAgagtatacatacatgtacatgggAATTAAGGGCAGTTAATGTCTCTGATTTGATTTATCCAACTTTAAGGGGTTTCTTTTAAGATACATATACTTTTAAGTgaatggtgttttgtttgcatttatgtgtgtactgtgtatgcAGTGCtgtcagaagccagaagagggcatcagattctcctGGCAACTAGAGTTAAGCAGTTAGATGCTGTGTGAGAACTGGGATAAGAACCAAACAGCAGCCAACATTCATTGCTGAGCAATTTCCCAAGGCCCCTtgcccaactctttttttttttttttttttttggattttttcgagacagggtttttccgtagctttttttggttcctgtcctggaactaggaaCTACCCAACTCTTAAAAACAAGGGAATGGCAAATTTTGGGTTTCTGGCTTTTAAATAAGAACAACACAGCAGCAGTATAATGAAGCTGGACTGTAATAATAACTTAATGCTGTC is from Microtus pennsylvanicus isolate mMicPen1 chromosome 1, mMicPen1.hap1, whole genome shotgun sequence and encodes:
- the Samd4b gene encoding protein Smaug homolog 2 isoform X1 → MMFRDQVGILASWFKGWNECEQTVALLSLLKRVTRTQARFLQLCLEHSLADCNDIHLLESEANSAAIVSQWQQESKEKVVSLLLSHLPLLQPGNTEAKSEYMRLLQKVLAYSIESNAFIEESRQLLSYALIHPATTLEDRNALALWLSHLEERLASGFRTRPEPSYHSRQGSDEWGGPAELTPGEAGPGWQDKPPRENGHVPFHPSSSVPPAINSIGSNANTGLPCQIHPSPLKRSMSLIPTSPQAPGEWPSPEELGARAAFTTPDHAPLSPQSSVASSGSEQTEEQGSSRNTFQEDGSGMKDVPSWLKSLRLHKYAALFSQMSYEEMMTLTEQHLESQNVTKGARHKIALSIQKLRERQSVLKSLEKDVLEGGNLRNALQELQQIIITPIKAYSVLQATPTAKDGGRGEPLLPGAEPPLTHLGTDKGTEAKDPPAVENYPSPPAPAPTDSSEPAPAPVADGDIPSQFTRVMGKVCTQLLVSRPDEENITSYLQLIEKCLTHEAFTETQKKRLLSWKQQVLKLLRTFPRKAALDMQNYRHQKGWAFGSNSLPIAGSVGMGVARRTQRQFPMPPRALPPGRMGLLSPSGIGGVSPRHALTSPSLGGQGRQNLWFANPGGSNSMPSQSRSSVQRTHSLPVHSSPQAILMFPPDCPVPGPDLEINPTLESLCLSMTEHALGDGTDKTSTI
- the Samd4b gene encoding protein Smaug homolog 2 isoform X2, with product MMFRDQVGILASWFKGWNECEQTVALLSLLKRVTRTQARFLQLCLEHSLADCNDIHLLESEANSAAIVSQWQQESKEKVVSLLLSHLPLLQPGNTEAKSEYMRLLQKVLAYSIESNAFIEESRQLLSYALIHPATTLEDRNALALWLSHLEERLASGFRTRPEPSYHSRQGSDEWGGPAELTPGEAGPGWQDKPPRENGHVPFHPSSSVPPAINSIGSNANTGLPCQIHPSPLKRSMSLIPTSPQAPDVPSWLKSLRLHKYAALFSQMSYEEMMTLTEQHLESQNVTKGARHKIALSIQKLRERQSVLKSLEKDVLEGGNLRNALQELQQIIITPIKAYSVLQATPTAKDGGRGEPLLPGAEPPLTHLGTDKGTEAKDPPAVENYPSPPAPAPTDSSEPAPAPVADGDIPSQFTRVMGKVCTQLLVSRPDEENITSYLQLIEKCLTHEAFTETQKKRLLSWKQQVLKLLRTFPRKAALDMQNYRHQKGWAFGSNSLPIAGSVGMGVARRTQRQFPMPPRALPPGRMGLLSPSGIGGVSPRHALTSPSLGGQGRQNLWFANPGGSNSMPSQSRSSVQRTHSLPVHSSPQAILMFPPDCPVPGPDLEINPTLESLCLSMTEHALGDGTDKTSTI